ATAGAGGGCGGGCAGGGCGGTCAGCAGTTGCAGCATATGCCAGGCCTTGGCGTCGTCCTTGGACACCTCGGCGGTGCGGGCGGGCTTGCCGGCGTTCAACTGCGCCAGGGCCAGATCGACCAGTTTCAGCGTCAGGGCCGAGTCCTTGTCGCCGCCCTTGGCGCGTTTCTCCAACTGGGGCCGGCGGCGTTCCAGGCTTTCCATGTCGGCCAGCATCAGCTCGGTCTCGATGATCTCCAGATCGGCGATCGGGTCGATACGGTCCTCGACGTGGGTGATGTCGTCGTCGATGAAGCAGCGCGCCACGAAGGCCACGGCGTCGCAATCCCGGATGTTGGCCAGAAACTGGTTGCCCAGACCCTCGCCCTTGGACGCGCCGCGCACCAGGCCGGCGACATCGACGAAGGTGATGCGCGCGGGAATGATCTCCTTGGAGCCCGCGATCTCGGCCAAGGCGTTCAGTCGCGCCTCGGGCACCGCCACGTCGCCGGTGTTCGGCTCGATGGTGCAGAACGGATAGTTGGCCGCCTGGGCCGCCGCCGTCTTGGTCAGGGCGTTGAACAGGGTGGACTTGCCGACATTGGGCAGGCCGACGATCGCGACTTTAAGGGCCATGGGTATTCCTTGGAGAAGGCGCGAGCCTTTAACCCGTTCGAACGGGTTTGTCAGGCTCGCGCTTCAAAAGGACTCAATGCGCGCCGTGATCCATGCCCGTCATCGCGGGTTGACGCACCTTGGCCTGGACCGTCACCGGCGCGGCGTCGGCGAAGTTCAGGGTCAGGGGCACGGTTTCGCCGGCGACCAGCGGGGCGGTCAGCTCCATCAGCATCAGGTGCGCCCCGCCGGGAGCCAGGGCGACGGCTTCGCCCGCAGGCAACGGCAGGCCCTGGGCCATTTCGCGCATGGTCATCATGCCGTTTTCGGTTTTCATCTCGTGAACCTGCAGCATCCCAGCGCGGGGGGTGGAGCCGCCGGTCAGCCGGTCGTCGGTCGCGGCCGTCAGGGTGACGTAGCAGCCCCCCGCCTTGGCGCCGTTCGGCGACGGACGGCACCAGGCGTCGTCGGCCACGACAGCGGCGGCCTGTCCCGCGTCGTCGGGCGTCCTGGGTCGATCCGACGGATTGCAGGCGGTCAAGGCCAGAAGAAGAACGGGCGCGGCGGCGAGGGCGGATTTGATGGTCATGGGTCAGGCCTTTCAGGAGGCGGCGGAACGGCGGCCGATCATCAGTCGTATGGCTCGATCGAGCAATACGGCCGCGATGAGGCTCAGTCCCGTCAGGGGATAGAGGATGGCGAGGGGAAGGACGATGCCCAGGACGGCGGCGCGCGCACGTGGCCCGGGCGGAGCGGGCGGGGCGCCCAGACGGCGGCGCGACAGGTCGGGCGGCCGTCGCTTCCACCACATGACAAGGCCGCTGACAGCCACCAGCCAGACGCCGAGGCAGCCCAGCAGCATGACGATGCGGTTCGCCTGCCCGAACTGTGTGCCCTGGTGGGTGTAGATACCCAGTTCGATGGCCTTGGCGCCCGCGCCGAACTGGTCATAGCCGATGTCGCCCAGCACCCGGCCCGACGCCCCGTCGATATAGAGCGAACGGCTGTCCTGGACGCGCCGTGCCTGGGTCGTGACCGTATAGGCCGTGCCCTCGCTCGCCGGGATATTGATCGCATAGGGGCGGGCCAGACCCGCCGCATCGGCGACATGCATCACCTGGGTCAAGGCGCCGTGACCGGCGTGATCGTGGGTCATGACCATGCCCTCCATGGTCCAGCCGGCGCCGACCGGCGCGTCATGGTGCTGGGCGCGCTGCCAGGCCCCGGCGACCGGGGCGGGCGGGCGGCCCCAGCCGGTCTCCTTGACCCATCCCATCACCCGGTCGCCCCAGACCGCCGACCAGGGCATGCCCGTGACCGCCAGGAACAGCACGACCCCGCCGACATAGAACCCCGTCAGGGCGTGCAGGTCGCGCCAGAAGGGCCGACGTCGGCTGTCGGTCGTCAGCGGCCTGAACACCGCCACGGCGCGCCCGCGCGGCCACCACAGATACAGGCCGGTGGCGAACAGGATGATGGTCCAGCCGGCGACGATCTCGACCAGAATGTTGAACGGCCGCCCCAGCAGCGTGAGGCTGTGCAACCGTTTGACCAACTCCATGACGCCGCCCGCCGGGATCACGCCTGTCGCGCGCCCGGTATGGGGATCGATGAAGACCGTCTTCTGTACGCCGTCGGGTCGATCCACGCGAAGCCGGACGGCCTCGTCCGCCCGTGCGGGTAGAGTCAGATTGGCCACTCTGCCGCCAGCAGCCTTGGCTGCACTGGCCGCCCAGATTTCGGGCGCGACCTGACCCTGGGCCACCGGCACGCGGATCATGTCGCGATAGACCAGGCCGTCGATCTCGTCCTTGAACAGATACAGGCCGCCCGTCAGGGCCAGCAGCATCAGGACGGGCATGACGAAGACGCCGGCGTAGAAATGCCATCGCCACACCGCGCGATAGGCGCCGGATAAATCGCCCGGCTGAGCAGAGCGCAGCGGCGGTGGCGCTGCGATCGTCTTGGAAGACATGGGAATCCTGAAGTTCAGAACAAACACGTCGCGCAGGCACGACACCGGCGCGGGCTGGCGGTCTGGATTTCAGGCGTGAGGCGGAGCGGTGGACGGCGGGCGCGGCGGCGCGCGTGCCGGGGGCGGCGCGCTGATGCCGACAGGCGCATAGACGACCGTCTCGAACCTTCGGATGACCGGCGCGGGCCGGGGCGCCGGCGGGCAGGGCAGGGCGGCGACGGGCGGGGTGACGCAGGCGGCGCACTTGGCTCCCACGTGTTTGTTGACCGGGCCGTCCGTGCCGCCCGACTGGATCGTCTGTGGTCCCTCGGCCGAGCAGATGACCAGCGGATGGCCCGGCTGGACTGCCGCCAGGGCCGCGAACGGCAACAGGGCGCCGATCACGAGCGCGAACACCGCCGCCAGGAAGGCCAGCGATTTCGAAGTCGACCAGTTGTCGGCCTGGGATCGGGTCACGGTCCGCCTCTACGGCCTTTCGGCCGGCGGCGAAAGACGGGGCGGCGGCCTAAAGTTCGCCGCGCGCCGCCTGGCGCGGGCTGAACTTGGGCGCGGGCGCCAGACGCATGACCTCGCCCTGATAGCGTTCGTCGTCGCCGGCGACCGCAAAGGGCAGGGCGTCGGCGCAGGCCTGAAGCATGGCGTTCAACCACGGCTGTTCCGCCTTGTGGAAGTCGCCGAGCACATGCGGCATGACCAGTTCCTTCTCGCCGGGATGGCCGATTCCCATGCGGGCGCGGCGGAAGTCGGCGCCCAGATGGCTGATCAGGCTGCGAACGCCGTTCTGGCCCGCCGCCCCGCCGCCGGTCTTCATGCGGAAACGGCCGGGCGCCAGGTCGATCTCGTCGTGGAAGACGATGATTTCGCTGGGCTTGATCTTGTAGAAGCGCGCCGCCTCGCCGACCGCCCGGCCGCTCTCGTTCATATAGGTCTGGGGCTTCATCAGCAGCACCCTGGTTCCATCGACGTCGCCCTCGGCGATGATCGACTGGAACTTGGCCCGCTCCGGCCCGAACCGCCAGCGTCGCGAAATCTCGTCGGCCGCCATGAAGCCGATGTTGTGCCGGTTCTTCTCGTATTTGCCCCCGGGATTGCCCAGGCCTGCGATGATGATCATGAGGTCCTCATGCCGCGTGCGTCGGGCAAAGAAAAGCCCCGCCGCGGCGAGCCGGGCGGGGCGTGATCTTGTGGAAGAGACGAAGGCTTAGCCTTCAGTCTTCTCGACCGGCGCGGCTTCGGCGTCGGCGGCCTCGTCGGCGGCGGCCGACAGGGCGGCCGAGGACACCTTGATCGTGGCGATCACGAAATCGCGGTCGGCGATGGTGGCTTCCGCGCCCTTGGGCAGGGTGATGTCCGAGATGCGGATGGTGTCGCCCATCTGCGACTTGGCCAGGTCGACGACCAGTTCTTCCGGGATCTGGTCGGCGCGGACCAGGATTTCCACGGCGTGACGAACGACTTCCAGCGAACCGCCCTGACGGGCGAAGGGCGCTTCGTCGGCGTTCAGGAAGTGAACCGGAACCTCGATCTTGACCGGGGCCTTTTCATCGACGCGCATCAGGTCGAAGTGCAGCGGGCGGTCCGAAACCGGGTCGAACTGAACGTCCTTGGCGATGACGGGCTGGGTCTCTTCGCCGTACTTCAGCGTCACCAGGTGGCCCAGCAGCTTGCCGGTGTAGAGCGACTTGCGGAAGTCCTTCTCGTTCACCGAAACGGCGACGGGGGCCTTGTCGCCGCCATACAGGACGCCCGGCACGAAACCGGCGCGACGCGCAGCGCGGGCGCCGCCAGTGCCGACGCCATCGCGGACGTCCACGTTCAGAATGATCTCGGCCATGTGGCTCGCCTCAACAACAACAGAAACGCCGCGCCAACCCTGGGCCCGCGCGGCGGGGGTCATGAACCCTCGAATTCAAGAGCGCGGGCTATTACACGCATCGAACCGGCGACGCAACTGTGAAAGGCGCCTACGCCGCCTGCGCCCGATCCTTGATGATGGCGGTCGGCGTGGCCACCAGGCTCAGCAGTTCCGCCGCATTGAACGGCTTGGCCAGGTGGTGGTCGGCGCCCGCCGCGCGTCCTGCGGCCACGTGTTCGGGCATGGCGTTGGCCGTCAGCATGACGATGGGTGTGCGCGCCAGACCCATCGCCGCCTCGTGCAGGCGAATCTCCTGCGTCGCCGTCAGGCCGTCCATGACGGGCATCTGCATGTCCATAAGCACCAGATCGAAGGCGTCGGCGCGGAAGGCCTCAACCGCTTCGGCGCCGTTTTCGGCCATTGTGATCCTGGCGGGCGTCTGCGCCAGAATCAGTTCGATGACGCGCCGGTTGGTCGGGTGATCGTCCGCGACCAGGACGCGCACGGCGCGCGAAGCATCGGCGTGTTCCGGCGCCGCCCCGGCCGGTTCTTCCGCCTGAGGCGCGGCGCATGGCTTTAGCGGCAGGGTCAGGATGAAGGCCGCGCCGCTGCCCGGCTCGCTCTCGCAATCCAGATCGCCGCCCATCATTTCCGCCAGCTGGCGGCAGATCGACAGGCCCAGGCCCGACCCGCCGAACTTGCGGGTGATGCCGCCGTCGGCCTGTTCGAACCGGCTGAACAGCCGCTCGCGCGTCGCCGCGTCGAAGCCGATGCCGCTGTCCTCGACGGTGAAGCGCAGCACCGGATTTCCGTCCCGATCCTGTCCGCGCTGGACGATCAGGCCGACGAAGCCCTGGCTGGTGAACTTGACGGCGTTGGAGATCAGATTGGTCAGCACCTGTTTGACGCGCACCGCGTCGCCCATCACCCACACGCCGTCCTCAAGGTCGATGTCGACATGGAAATCCAGATGCTTCTGGCGGGCGTTCTCGGCATACAGCTGGGCGGCTTCCCGCACCACGACCGCCAGTTCAAAGGCGTCCTCGGTCAGCTCCAGCTTGCCCGATTCGACGCGGGCCAGGTCCAGGATGTCGCTGAGCAGGGTCTGCAGCGTCTTGCCTGAGGCCTGCATCAGATCCAGCATCTCGCGCTGATCCGGCGTCAGATCGGTCTTGGCCAGAGCCTGCGACAGGCCGATTACGCCGTTCAGGGGCGTGCGGATCTCGTGGCTCATATTGGCCAGGAACTGCGACTTGGCGACATTGGCCGCCTCGGCGGCGTCGCGCGCCTCGGCCAGAGCTTCGGCGTCGCGTTTCAGGTCGGTGATGTCGTTGCAGACGATCACGGTGCCGCCTTCGGACGTGCGGCGGTCCTGAATGCGAAGCCAGCGCCCGCCGCCGACCTGCTGCTCGATGTTGGAGGATAGCTGACGCCGGGCGCGGATGCGTGCGTTCAGCCACTCGTCCTCGCGGCCGCGCGCCTCATCATAGCGCCCTTGCTCGATGCCGATCCGCAGGGCTTCGCGGAATGTCAGACCGACGACGAGATGGGGTTGAAGTTCGGGATTCAGTTCGGCGTAACGGGCGTTCCACAGCACCAGCCGGTCCTTCGAATCATAGAAGCCCAGGCCGTCCGGCATGGCGTCCACCGCCTCGCGGATGCGGCGCAGGTCGGTGGATCGGGCGACATAGGCCATGACGCTCAATGCGCCGCCGACGCCGCACATCAGCAACAGCACCACGCCGACCAGCACACCCATGGCGGTTGGCGACAGGCCGCGGTCGTGAAGCACGGCGGGGTCGGGAACCACGGTGATGGCCGCCATGCCGACGAAGTGCAGCACCATGACGGTCAGCGACAGACCGGTTGTGGTCATCAGCAGATTCGCGACGCCGCCGCGCTTGTAAAAGAAGGATGTCGTCCCGCCGATGATCATGGCGCCGACAATGGACGCCGCGACCAGGCCGAGGTCCCAGGTGATGTAGGCCGGACCCTTGATCGCGGCCATGCCGAGATAGTGCATCGCGCCGATGCCGGCGACGGCGATCACCGCCGCCATCACCCGCCAGGCGGGCCCCTTGCCCAGTTGTGTCGAGCCGATCGTGAGCCCGATCATGGCCAGGGCGACCGCCAGGGACGCCAGCGTCAGACCCAAATCATAGCGAACCGGCACGCTGGCGACGAAACCCTGCATGGCGATGAAATGCGTCGCCCAGATCGACAGGGCGCCGACGATCGTGGCCATGACGACGGCGCGCCGGCGGGCGCCGGGGTCACGCGGCGGCGTCCGCTCCATGAACCGCGTCGAAACGCCAATACCGACCATGCAGATCAGCGCGGCCAACAGTGTGATCCGCCAGTCGTGATCGCGCGCAATACAGAAGATGATGCGGTCCACGAGGTCTCCCCTTGGCGACACCATGGCCGAAAATCCTAAAGAAACCGTGCGGCGACGCTTGAAACCTTGCCAGCCTGTCGAAGCGCCGTCACAGAATCCATGCAAGGATCGGATATCGCCGTGGATTTTTGAGGTCGCCCCCCTTCCATGCCTTATGAAAGTTCGCCCTCGCCCGTCGCGCCGATGTCGTCGTCGCGTCTCTGGACGGTGGGAGCCAGCGTCGGCATCGCCATTCTGATCCTCGTGGTGCTGGCGATCCTGCATCCCGAACTGGCGAGCTGGCTGCTGGGCGGAGCGGTGATCGTGGCGGCTTCGGCCTGGCTGCTGAACATGCCGGGCTCGGCCGACGCCGCCCCGGCCGCCGCCGACGGCGCAGCCGCCGATGCGACGACCGACCCCGCCGCCGGCGAGCTGCTGGACCGGGTGTTCGAGGCGCTTGACGATCCGGTGCTGGTCGTCAGCGGCGGGGAGCCGGACGATATCGCGGGCCGACGCGTCGTCATGGCCAACAGCGCCGCGCGCGACCTGTTGCGGATTCAGCGGCAGGGCGCCCTGCTGGTCCAGGTCATCCGCGAACCGGGCGTGCTGGAGGCTGTGGACGAAGCCCTGTTCGGCGGCGCGTCTCGCACCACCGACTACACCACCGGCGGACAGAGGGATCGGCTATGGCGGGCCTGGACCCGGCCGCTGTCCATCGCGGCGGATGTCGCGCCGGGCGGCGAAATGGCGCTTCTGATCCTGCGCGACGAGACGGACGCGCGGCGCACGGAGATGATGCGGGTCGACTTCCTGGCCAACGCCAGTCACGAACTGCGTACGCCCCTGGCCTCGCTGAGCGGCTTCATAGAGACGCTCAAAGGGCACGCGCGCGACGACGTGGCGGCGCGCGACCGTTTCCTGGACATCATGTCGGCCCAGGCGGACCGGATGGGGCGGCTTGTGGCGGACCTGCTCTCGCTCAGCCGGATCGAACTGAACGAACATATTCCCCCGTCGGGCCGGGTCGATCTGGACCGCGCCGCGTCCGACGTGGTGGACGCCATCAGCATCTTGACGCGCGAAAAGGCGATCGCCATCGCCCTGGATCAGGGGGAGGCGAGGGCGTCGGTCAGCGGGGATCGCGACGAAATCCTTCAGGTCGTCCAGAACCTGCTCGACAACGCCGTCAAATATTCGTCACGCGGCGGAACGGTCGAGATTTCCGTGCGGTCCGACCTGTCGTTCGACGAGGCCTGGGCGTCGCGGATGCCCGGGGCCACAAGGCTTCCCCTGGTCACGCCGGACCGGACGGCCGGCGTTCTCTATGCGGCCGTCACGGTGCGCGATCACGGGCCAGGC
Above is a genomic segment from Candidatus Brevundimonas colombiensis containing:
- the ychF gene encoding redox-regulated ATPase YchF translates to MALKVAIVGLPNVGKSTLFNALTKTAAAQAANYPFCTIEPNTGDVAVPEARLNALAEIAGSKEIIPARITFVDVAGLVRGASKGEGLGNQFLANIRDCDAVAFVARCFIDDDITHVEDRIDPIADLEIIETELMLADMESLERRRPQLEKRAKGGDKDSALTLKLVDLALAQLNAGKPARTAEVSKDDAKAWHMLQLLTALPALYVSNVEEGSADKGNDLSDKVAARAAKDNANSVVISAQIESEIAVLDDEEQKEFLETLGLEEPGLNRLIREAYKLLGLQTYFTVGPKEARAWTINVGDTAPQAAGVIHTDFEKGFIRAETIAFDDFVALRGEAKAREAGKLRAEGKSYVVKDGDVMNFLFN
- a CDS encoding copper chaperone PCu(A)C; this encodes MTIKSALAAAPVLLLALTACNPSDRPRTPDDAGQAAAVVADDAWCRPSPNGAKAGGCYVTLTAATDDRLTGGSTPRAGMLQVHEMKTENGMMTMREMAQGLPLPAGEAVALAPGGAHLMLMELTAPLVAGETVPLTLNFADAAPVTVQAKVRQPAMTGMDHGAH
- a CDS encoding PepSY domain-containing protein, which codes for MSSKTIAAPPPLRSAQPGDLSGAYRAVWRWHFYAGVFVMPVLMLLALTGGLYLFKDEIDGLVYRDMIRVPVAQGQVAPEIWAASAAKAAGGRVANLTLPARADEAVRLRVDRPDGVQKTVFIDPHTGRATGVIPAGGVMELVKRLHSLTLLGRPFNILVEIVAGWTIILFATGLYLWWPRGRAVAVFRPLTTDSRRRPFWRDLHALTGFYVGGVVLFLAVTGMPWSAVWGDRVMGWVKETGWGRPPAPVAGAWQRAQHHDAPVGAGWTMEGMVMTHDHAGHGALTQVMHVADAAGLARPYAINIPASEGTAYTVTTQARRVQDSRSLYIDGASGRVLGDIGYDQFGAGAKAIELGIYTHQGTQFGQANRIVMLLGCLGVWLVAVSGLVMWWKRRPPDLSRRRLGAPPAPPGPRARAAVLGIVLPLAILYPLTGLSLIAAVLLDRAIRLMIGRRSAAS
- the pth gene encoding aminoacyl-tRNA hydrolase, with product MIIIAGLGNPGGKYEKNRHNIGFMAADEISRRWRFGPERAKFQSIIAEGDVDGTRVLLMKPQTYMNESGRAVGEAARFYKIKPSEIIVFHDEIDLAPGRFRMKTGGGAAGQNGVRSLISHLGADFRRARMGIGHPGEKELVMPHVLGDFHKAEQPWLNAMLQACADALPFAVAGDDERYQGEVMRLAPAPKFSPRQAARGEL
- a CDS encoding 50S ribosomal protein L25/general stress protein Ctc produces the protein MAEIILNVDVRDGVGTGGARAARRAGFVPGVLYGGDKAPVAVSVNEKDFRKSLYTGKLLGHLVTLKYGEETQPVIAKDVQFDPVSDRPLHFDLMRVDEKAPVKIEVPVHFLNADEAPFARQGGSLEVVRHAVEILVRADQIPEELVVDLAKSQMGDTIRISDITLPKGAEATIADRDFVIATIKVSSAALSAAADEAADAEAAPVEKTEG
- a CDS encoding response regulator; the protein is MDRIIFCIARDHDWRITLLAALICMVGIGVSTRFMERTPPRDPGARRRAVVMATIVGALSIWATHFIAMQGFVASVPVRYDLGLTLASLAVALAMIGLTIGSTQLGKGPAWRVMAAVIAVAGIGAMHYLGMAAIKGPAYITWDLGLVAASIVGAMIIGGTTSFFYKRGGVANLLMTTTGLSLTVMVLHFVGMAAITVVPDPAVLHDRGLSPTAMGVLVGVVLLLMCGVGGALSVMAYVARSTDLRRIREAVDAMPDGLGFYDSKDRLVLWNARYAELNPELQPHLVVGLTFREALRIGIEQGRYDEARGREDEWLNARIRARRQLSSNIEQQVGGGRWLRIQDRRTSEGGTVIVCNDITDLKRDAEALAEARDAAEAANVAKSQFLANMSHEIRTPLNGVIGLSQALAKTDLTPDQREMLDLMQASGKTLQTLLSDILDLARVESGKLELTEDAFELAVVVREAAQLYAENARQKHLDFHVDIDLEDGVWVMGDAVRVKQVLTNLISNAVKFTSQGFVGLIVQRGQDRDGNPVLRFTVEDSGIGFDAATRERLFSRFEQADGGITRKFGGSGLGLSICRQLAEMMGGDLDCESEPGSGAAFILTLPLKPCAAPQAEEPAGAAPEHADASRAVRVLVADDHPTNRRVIELILAQTPARITMAENGAEAVEAFRADAFDLVLMDMQMPVMDGLTATQEIRLHEAAMGLARTPIVMLTANAMPEHVAAGRAAGADHHLAKPFNAAELLSLVATPTAIIKDRAQAA
- a CDS encoding ATP-binding protein, translated to MPYESSPSPVAPMSSSRLWTVGASVGIAILILVVLAILHPELASWLLGGAVIVAASAWLLNMPGSADAAPAAADGAAADATTDPAAGELLDRVFEALDDPVLVVSGGEPDDIAGRRVVMANSAARDLLRIQRQGALLVQVIREPGVLEAVDEALFGGASRTTDYTTGGQRDRLWRAWTRPLSIAADVAPGGEMALLILRDETDARRTEMMRVDFLANASHELRTPLASLSGFIETLKGHARDDVAARDRFLDIMSAQADRMGRLVADLLSLSRIELNEHIPPSGRVDLDRAASDVVDAISILTREKAIAIALDQGEARASVSGDRDEILQVVQNLLDNAVKYSSRGGTVEISVRSDLSFDEAWASRMPGATRLPLVTPDRTAGVLYAAVTVRDHGPGLAREHLPRLTERFYRVEGQKSGERQGTGLGLAIVKHIMNRHQGGLVVESAPGMGAAFTAWFPQPERR